The segment CAACGGcttaaatattgttaaatgcgaCGTATGAAATATCCCATGATAAGTAATACATTCCCAGGCTACAATCATCAAAACAGAAACGCGGAGGCAGTTTTCAGcgttttcatatattttaacagTAATATCATTAAGATAACTCCCATGTTTCAGGCAACGCATCCCACAATGTTTTTGTCATAAAAAGGAAGACGATACAAAGTGCAAGCAGAAAAGGTTTTCCAAGTAATGCACATACAAGGTGTCTGACACATGAATAGGGACATCGACtgcaaaagaacaaaacaaattcatcaTTTCATTACAAAATTTACGACGTAAacgaagatttttaaaaaatgaccaGATTGAATGTCATTGCACGTTTGTAAGCAGTGGAGTCCAAATCAGCCTTCAACGTCCACCACAGCACCATATCTCGATTATGACATAGATATAACCGCTTCAGTTCGACCCAAGATCCCAAAAGCGGAAACGCAAGAGTGGTCACTCCTGCTCAGCACCGATTCATGTGGGCGTTTCACCGAATTGCTACAGCAACGGACACTGCAGGACAGGTACTTTCCAACCAAATCATCAGAAATCGTCGGAGAGAAGTGGGAATTCAAGCATATCTACCAAACGTTGGACTTGTCCTGATATGTCTACACCGGCAACGACGTTTCAAATGTTCCACACAGTACAGGCATGGGACCTAGGGATCGCATCGAAAGCGTTTGGTTCAGCGTTGACTCGCGTTTCCTCCTGCAACGATGACATGGGAGATAACGTGTCTATGGACGCCAACAGGAACGTTTTGCGACAGGAGGACAGATTTGGCGAAGAAAGCGTTATGCAGTGGGGTGTCATGTCCTACACTGGTAGGTCGGAGCTAATGGTGGTTCTAGGCAGTGTTACAGCAAATCGCCACATCGACCAAATCCTACGTGCGACCTCACCTCCTCCCACTTTTTCCGCCTGTCGAAACCGTTTCAACACGACAATGCCCGAGCCCATACGGCGTATTGGGCGCCCAGTGCAAATGTCAATGTGCTTTCCTGGCCTTTCAAATCTGTGGGGCGAAGTTGATCGACGTCACCAATGTCTTCAGGCGACTTGTGCAATCCCTTTCAAGGTGGTGTCAAGCAGTGACGGGTGCAAGGGGTGGTGTCACCAAGCACGGAGATGAACGTTCTTGTGTGTCCGCATATAAGCAGCGAGTGAACTGAATTAATGTCTACAATAACAGCGCTACACATGTACATCCGTGAATGGAATTTCCCTCACCTATGTTCCAGCCAATCGACGTATGTAGACTTAAATTCGTTTGAATCTTTTCTCTATATTTGGCATAtgcttttcttttgttttgaagtgtgcatttaaaatgtttcagttagTTACGATGCCCAGCAACGCAGGTGAGAAGTAAGATAGATACTTGTGTAAGAGGCAGCCACTTACATGGTGAATCTAACAGACTCATTTTCTCTCAACATGAACCGATCTTGATGTTTCAGGAAGATATATTGACAGGTATTCGTGAAATAGTTTAAATAGTTTTGCATGGCATATTTTTAACAGTACATACCTCATCGGCATCGAATGATCCTCGATTGGTAAGAGACACAGATCCAGTCAAGTCATCCCCGGCTGTCACCTCACTGTTGTACTCCAAAATGTCGTAGGAGAAGCTGGTGTAGGACAGGCCGTAGCCGAAGGGGAAGAGAACTGGATACGTGGCGTACCGGTATGTGCGTTCAACCATTGAGTAGTTTGTCATGTCGGGCACCTTGTGAAAAAATATAGGTAGGGTGTCAGTACATATGCGCGAAGTGCGAGATAGCTGGAAAAGGTATTCAAAATGTTTGGCATCATTCCTTGAAGGTCAATATCCCAGATAATTCCCTGGAAGATACATATAGTACACTTCTCAGATCAGACGAACATGCTTTGATGTGTCTGAAATGTTGTTTCAAGTGGTGTCAATAAACCCCACTACTTGAGTATTGTATGGCCAAGGAACGAtacttttatggataacaacatgttGTTCTTTTTAAATACTGAAACGTCGCATGATAAAAGATACTTCAACTTCTGCAAGAAGAATCTAAACAGTTAACATCAACCCACACAATTAGGTACGAAAATACTCATTTTGCATACACACAGTCTACATTATTTGAACAAATCAATAGGTTATCGAATGGGCATGCTAAACGAGTCCATGGACCTTTTTCAAGTCTGCCATGATGTAACCTGATCAAATAACTTTTGAGAAAGACTCGACCTACCGTGTCTATATACCTTGGCCACGTAACCGGAAGTCTGCCAGCCGGAACAGAGTTTGGTCCTTGAGCTAGAAGAACTCTTCGTAATGCTTCGCCTGTTGCTTGTGCTGGGAGAAATAGTTCCATGATGGAATTAATCTTTGTACTCTCAACAGCCCATGTGACGTTGAGTGGCCCAGCATTGAAGAGAAGGAGGATCACCTTCGCACCTTGTCAAAGGAAAGAACTATTTATTGGAAGTGGTAGATGGTGTTCTAGTAAGTCAAGTTGGTTTAATAATATCAGACTGATAAATGACCATTCAGGATCTGCAGAATACATTCCACAGTGGttatgaaatgtacctgaacgTACCCTGACCGTAGGTGACAGCATCCTGCAGCAGCTGCAGCTGTTGTCCAGGGAGGTCCAGGTTGGCCTTGTCGTTGCCTTCAGATTCTATCTCAGTACCTGACAGAAACGTATTCTCAACATCAACTTTCCCCAACATGCCCTCCATCAGCCACATAGTGTTGAGAAGCGCATTTACAAGGGATCGTTGAGagcaaattgaaaaaaaacccacattttGGCAAAAAGCAGACATCCATTCATATGATTTTTACAGGTATTTCCCCATTTCTGCTAAAGGAGTCTTTTTTAGCAGTCGATATCTTTTGCTTTATTGTGAATATGGAAAAGGAATGTTCATATTGTTATATTCTGAGCGGTGTGCATGGTCTGCACCAAGTGAAATAAGAAgccaaagtcatcaatatcaatGGTAAAATACTCATATCATTTGGTAAAATAATCATATCATTTCGATAATTGTGATTTCGATTTCGAATGACTGTAGTTtagtgttgatatatataatgccTATCTACGAGAAGGCACCAATTCACCACCAGACCTGTCTTTGTGGCCCATCACAAGCGATAaccattttaaatcacgaactatgaaggagcCTTTTACTAATGTTAATTCTCAcgtaattattgattttttaaaagaattacattTGTTGAATGAGTTGTAAGTTATATTTTATTATAGAAAGTTTAAATTTGTAACTCcaattgttagtgactgtattcTCAAAAGGgataaagtactgtaaaatgatTCTATTCCTGAGAGGTTACGTAactccacaaacattcaaagtaaacttTCCACGTTTCTAATCGGAGAATACGTGTCTTTGTAAcgttatggctagatttcctaaattgctaatggctgaagggatggtgtaaatccagctaggctccatgcaggaagcaaatgtactgtaagtcccccatggcccctagtgtgATGATTCACCTTCAGCCTGTTCTTgtcatctatagttaaactgcttcagatctaatcactagttttaaatttgaATATGTGATACTCTATTTATCTTACCGTTCTTCGTAGATAGGCTTTTACAATTTACCaattattgttatatatacaatcaattgttctcgtcacgatatggctgaaatattgccataacgatgtgacgataaattccCTCACTATCTATGTGCccattttggtcaagaaatgACAAATGGTTTTAATGTTCTGCTCAGGAAGAGAGCACCAACACCAatatcagttgaagttaaacaTGTTGCTATCAAATTTTTCGCACAAATCCAAAGCTACCAAAAAGCACCAGTTTAAAATCCAACCTACCTATGTGACAAAACTCAAACGGGTTGCGGGGATCACAAAGACTTTAAATCTTTAAAGCAAACGAGTTAgtgatttaatgtttcaaataaatacattatgactttattcaataaataataaacaacacAGTTGGAATGATATCACACGATATTGTCGAATTAGAGCTTATTATGAACTTACCTGTcccaagacacacaaataccaGATCACTGCCTTTTGCCGCTGTTTGAACTTCCTCTTGTGAATACTGGATGCACTTGGAGTCTGAGCAGCCAGCTCCATACCTGACTGTAGTCCAGATAGACTGTACACCTTGTAGAGGGGTGGTGGTGTATTTAGGATCCATATCAGGAGCATAGTCTCCAAACAGTGCCTCAGGATTGTTGGCCATTGGTCCCACAACCTGTTTGGCAACAAATCACATTATTCATGTTAGATTTGTTTGATCCGTACCCCCTATCATTATTACGTGTGAATCACTCAGACATACATCCATCCCTGTAACAGTATACGATACCGTTGTTAATTACATACACATACCGCAACATCTCTGTAGTCCGAGGGTTTTAtgggaaggatgttgttttcgtttttcagcaatacaaacGTCTTCAATGCTGCCTCCACGGACATGTTCCTGTGAGCCTCATCCTGAACTATTGAAACGTTGAGTTTGGTGTATTGATTCATTTCCGGTGGATCAAACTCTCCCAGCCTCATTCTGACATTGAATAAGGCCTTCACACTTGTCCTGACCTCGTCTTCAGTAAGCTTGCCTTGCCTAACAGCATCAACTGTAAGGAAACAGACAATACTGCCGTAGACATGCAAACCCCTGACCCCATGACGTCTGACATTATCTGATTTTAGATAAATGCCAACATATTCCACACGATAAccttaaaatatgaaaatatgaccTACATTCAATTTGGTAATTTGTGGTTAAATATTATCTTGGCGTTATGGTAATTCATCACTGCTACCATGCAAAACGTTACCATTTTGTTCCCAATCGTACAGGTATAAAATCGTGTGTTACGGATTtataatatcattattattacttgACTGGAAGATGGTCAAGCCCGTTGACCTAAACACTGCGTCACACCACCGTCAGGTTAACACTGAAAGAATCTctccatagtaaacgttaacgTGAACAATATACTCGTACCAAGTGACATAAACACCGACTGAGACAGGTTTCCTGACAGTTCAAGGTTGCACCCAGCCTTCACAGACGCTGCAACGGTGTCGATGCTGTTGTTGAGGTAGTGGTGTCCAGAAATGATGAGCTCAATGGCGCCTTCGTCGCTGATCACATAACCCTTGAAACCCCACTCGTTTCTCAGAATATCCGTCAGAAGCTTTTTGTTGGCACATGCTGGAACTCCGTTGATTCTTGAACATAAGTGAGGGAGATAGGAGGGAATTACAAAGACGCATGGATGTTACCAAAAAGATCCGCGTGTCATCTGGATCGTTTCGTATTTGTTTGTTAAGAAGACTCACTCATAGTATCGTAGTGGTATGTACGGTTTGTGGCCGCCATTTTTTATATCATCATGGAGTAATGTTTCGTTAAATAACGAAAAAATGCAGTTTTGCGATTCGTACAGTACCTATTGTAGCTGCACATAAGGTTGTAGGTGCCAGCCTTGACACAGGTGCGAAACGCTGGGAGAAACGTAGTGCGCCAGTCTCTTTCAGACACCTGCAAAACAGTTGAGCGTACTGCTACTATTGCTTTTACCAATAGGAAAGCAAAACAATGAGGTTCATATCAACATCTGTAGTACTAGGTTACCCCATTTGCCTCAGTGTACACGAAAGGATGGGTCAGGATAccgtttagtgagtgagtgagtgagctactCCGcaatcagcagtattccagctatatggcggcggcgtgtaaataatcgagtctggaagagacaatccagtgatcgacaacataagcatcgatctgcacaactgtgaaccgatgacatgtgtcaaccaagtcagcgagtctgaccacctggtcccgttagtcgcctcttacgacaagcatagtcgccttatatggcaagtatgggttgctgaaggcctattctaccccgggaccttcccgGGTCGATAccggttagaaatgatcttcagtaacccatgaatGCCTTAAGAggcgagacccgtgaaggtcccggggtagaataggccttcagcaacccatgcttgccatgaaaggtgactatgcttgtcgtacgaggcgactaacgggatcgggtggtcagactagctgacttggttgacacatgtcatcggttccccattgcgcagatcgatgctcatgttgttgatcactggattgtctggtccagactcgattatttacagaccgtcgccatatagctggaatattgctaagtgcgacgtaaaactaaactcaatcactcactcacttaagaggcgactgacgggatggGGTGGTTAGGCTGTTTTTTGTTggctcacacatgtcatcgtatcttaatggcgtagatcgatgttcatgctgtttatcactggttCACTggtctcgattattttcagaacgccgacatatagctggaatattgttgtgcgcggcgtaaaacaaaaggAAAAAACTCAAACACTCATGTACGCGAAAGCATTCATATCATCCATGCAAATGGTTTATGTACTTATTATGTTCAAGGTTTTGTTAGCCGGCAAATATTCACTAACGCAGTTTGACACTGGTGTCGTTTAGCCAAACATACAGTGGAGGCAGTATGGACATGTTTTCGTTGCTGTTGAAATAAAATGAACGAATGGTCACAGAAGGAATCCTGAAGACAGGGACATCATAAAAGCAATGCAACAGTTCACATATTCGAAATTAGTACGTCCGATACTAGTACTTATATTTGCAGCCATCTTATTTGTCCATAATAAACCATTAAGGTAGAAACCAGACTTCGTGAATTGTTGTAGATGCGAATGTTTTATACAGGTTTTTATGTCGTGACGTCTGGGTTTTTATTCCAAGTTATCTTTGCATCAAACGATCCGCGTGAAACAGGTATGTTATCGGGACCGCCATGGACACTGAAGTGTTTGCAGCCAGCGTTGGCTCTGATGTAACGAGGGTCGCTTCCCTGGAGACCCTTTACGAAATTTGCAGCGAAGACCCCTGTCAGAAATGGATCCTCGCCATATGTTTCCTGAAGAAAGAGAACAATTGGAAGCGTATGAATCCAAGACAAAGCCATATATATGGACTCATAGTTCATTATAGTAAGTAAGAGTGCATAACACGACCTTTCGGGGCGTATCTAGGTGAATGGTATATATCACGGAGATATATACACATAAGACAagagtctgagtgagtgagtacatatttaacgtcacatcggcaatgtttcagccatatcgtgacgagaacatttaattctgaaatgaaatatatgtatagtatgaaaacctgtcagcgaaggacagtaaaacaactagaatatcacaatatcaattaaaactagcttggaaagttaaaactaatatcactattcagacaatgcaaaacaaaatcaggctatagattgccaacaactgaaggtagatcaccatactagggaccatcagtacctttgctacctgcatggaccctagttggatttacatcatcccctcagctgttatcaatttagacatatctagccaaacgactaagaacagtggaaagtttaaattgacatcacaagggatacaaaatggaggatcctcaccttttaaaaggtatgaatgagtatatctagtatggccaatacgacatcgtcttaaaataacctcttcaaatctggactgacagcccaagtaggtgtaaccaacatacgtttttatttcatgtaatttatttgtacctacttgggtgtcccacttcttgtgcatcagatcacggatgtaggttctaatgctagctttgtaatcagagtatggaataagaagtggtgtcacagacttgttgagtgctacctttGCAGCATTGCGTTAcgggaaatgcctacgtggctgggtaaccaacagaatacgatgtcgtattagccagtaacaagattattatacaattcaataatttcaattaaaagtggatgtttacaagaaatatttacaatagcctgaaggcaagaaagagagtagATTGTGGACTGTTtgcgtttcgggtgtctttgaatatatttaagagctgttgatatggcgttagcttctgctgtaaaaatagaactattatcaggtaatctagaagatattgttttggatccaatgacagtggcacaagcaactgtaccaccgtccttggacccatctgtaaataaggatttatcgTTGCTAtagttatgtttcaattgattctattcttttttgtattgtaattcattagtttctgattttttaaatgtagctactgttaggtccacttggggcctaaccaactgccaaggaggagaagacagaagACGTAAAGGAGCTATAtaatccagctcaatgccggctgaagaaagaaatggtttaattcttaaaccaagaggggAACAAGAGaggtataaatcctcatacagagaactgaaaacacagttatgtgcGGGGTTTGACTCACtcgaatataattttgttacatactatAAAGATAGTtgtatacgtcgctgctcaagagatggttgtcaacaggtgaagttcgaaaggagccaagacaaagtcttagaccttgatggtgaacagaatctaaaaggtttaggttgcttttactgGCTCCATCTTATAccatggagccataatcaagttttgatcgaatcagtgatcgataaagctgcaggatatagatggagaagtgTAGCTTttccccctccccacttagaatttgaaacgactttcaacaagtcaattgccttcaggcatttagttttaagtaaTTTAATATGctgtaaaaacgttaagtgtgagtcaaagattagacctaagaacttggcttccttcacaactttaatcggcgtgccatctagagacagttcagggtctttatgtggtttatatttaagACAAAAATTATACAATTGGTtctggatttagaaaatttaaagccgttttcaagacaccatttatttattttatttaaacacagctgcagctgccgttcaatagtatgcatatatttttaccacgacaagaaatattaaaatcatccacaaataaccaTCCATccattgaatcgtttaaaacttttgacaaactgttgatcttgatgctaaaaagagtgacagacaaaatactgccttgtggaacaccctgatcctgattgtaatgatcagacagggtagaacccacacggacttggaattgtctgtcatttaaaaacttggcaagacttaaatataaaccacataaagaccctgaactgtctctagatggcacacttaacgtttttaccacatattaaatcacttaaaactaaatgcctgaaagcccttgacttattgaaattggtgtcaaattctaaatggggaggggatcaagctacccttctccatctatatcgatcactcgtacgttctaaacttgattatggctccatcgtatatggcggagcctgcaaaagcaactttaAACTTCTtcattctgtccaccaccaaggtttaagactttgtcttgggtctttccgaacttcacctgttgacagtctttacgttgaggccgatgaaccatctcttgagcaacgccgtatcaaatatatcacaaaactatactctaacgaatctaaccctgcatataactgtgtcttcaatcctgtTTATGacgatttgtatagcaaaaagtcttctcttgttccgccttttgggctcagaataaagccgtttattgctgctgctggtattgagctggacaatatagctcctttccgtcttctttcctttCCCCTTGGctgttggttaggccacaggttgacctaacattaactacatttaaaaaaaatcagaaactaatgaattgcagtataaacaagaatataatcaattgaaacatacatataacaattacaaatccttatttacagaggcacccgtggcgagccacctcctcgtggtgggtgctgggtaatgctaagagctcgccgacacccccgtagtggacccggggggatatttggtccaccaacccgtttgccgtgggttgcggccctgtgtcggtggaggaggggatcctggtggatGAGGGCAATGGGgccaggaccagtgttcctattgctcaacacaccacttcggccctgactgcacctagacgggtggttgaatgggcccggttcaaccaatcggctggtcatgccaagccctgtacatggattttatgtcattgcacagaatttgatttggaattgtttacattttagtcttggctccctttgttcatagaatattatttgacttgatttttgattacatgaactttgcctagagtcttatgcccagaaggcggtggctcatgggccaatctgatggaactgttaatatttttaatgtttctgctggagtatatcatccgagtatccttggtgctgtaagctggaggcccgcttgctttagcattgtccttgtgatactccgtggtgggtggggagctcggatgacgaaccaatataccaataatcatggaataccaaacccctaacaaaaaaacaaaacgtcaactggaaaatgatgatcaacATCGACCCTGtatacaaattgatcactggccacgttttttgattattgagacccttgacaagactcctttaaaattaaatccctttgcaatttcaaaaggtatcattggcattgcaggtgaggtaaaagatatcaaacgcttgcgatcaggttcactgctgattgaatgtagcagaaaacaacaagctaccaacctattatcaactgatatgtttgtcggagtcccggtattagtttctgcccacagaacactgaatacaagcaaaggcatagttcgagaccgtgagcgtcttctagcagacatgactgagctcgatataatgtccgagatgaaagatcaaggagtatctttcgtcaaacgtttcacaacacggaaaaataatgtgactgtccaaaccaacacatatctgttttcattttcagctccaacacctccaaagtcaatcaaagcaggttactgcaatctcaatgttgacttatatattccaaatcccctgcgctgctttaagtgtcaaaagtacggacatggtgtaaatacttgcacattgtctgttacatgtgctcactgtgctgagaatacacatgtaaccgaagattgtgacagtattcacaaaaaatgtgcaaactgttcaggaaaccattcatccttttcgaaagaatgtcccatttggaaaaggcaaatggaaattaacaaaatcaaattttccaggaacgtcagttttgctgaagcaagaaagattgtacaatctactgagcacactgaaacttacgcctctgtcacaaaaacacctgaaaccttatcaaaaggaacaactacgccagtactaacttcgtcaagttcatgtcagactgacctgacatgggtaaattcagatattcctcagtCTATCTCTCCTGATCTTCTACAGTATATCTCaaaacagtctactcagacagacacagctcagaatacacaaaagaccgtatctccttcatcaaagtcttcttccgatcacaaatcatcatcatcaccatctcagtcacactcaaagtctcaatcgacagctgatagtcagccacctgttgaaagtaaaccgaagcctaagcctgatgcttcgaaacaacaaagtggcagagctcctaaagggtcacagaacaaaatacaattgttcaataaatatgggtctctcgaagatatggacgtttctgaaaacgtccattctagggcacatagcttgtcgccctccaaaagagtgcggggtagatccccaataaatccccccaaaagatagtttcttccactaatattctacagtggaactgcagaggactgaggactaatttacatgaattacagctattagtccaagattttacaccttcagcgatatgtctccaagagacatatttaaaacaaacagatacatttgaccttcgtcaatttaatgctgtgttctctcataaagaagttgatatccataaaaatcttcattcttatgtattttcacttctaaatgacattcaaagacctaatgcatatcattgtttttcacctccgggtgataggccgctggcggatcatccattctagtcaaacaaaacgttattcatagtcctgttccacttattactaatatgcaggctgttgcagtgagaattactttacatgtagcgtttacgctatgctctctttatatttcgccgtcttcgacgttcactaaaactgatcttcaagctctatatgaccaactcccgaagccctgtattataatgggagatttaaatggacacaacccactctggggtagtgtagctacaaacactaaaggtaaattgttggaggacttttgttctgacaatgatttatgtatttataatgatggttccaacacatatttacaccctggtacagggacctattctgctcttgacttgtcattgacaaactcagaactactaaatgaatttgaatggtcagtccacgatgacctctgtggaagtgaccattttcctactgtattaaaagctgtaactccatccgatgttcctccatcatcaagacgaaattttaaaaaggctaactgggctttatatgaaacactgtgtgctgaaaaacttaaagctgaacgttttattgacgtttctgatgctattaaatgcttttctgaagaACTTAACTCCATTGCTGATgggtgtataccaaagtcctctgcagttccacacataagaaaaccatggttcaacgatgagtgcaaacaagctaggaaggcaagaaagaaagcagaacattatttccgtcgccatcctatggtgcataatttaaataaatttaaaattttaaatgctaaagcacggcgtacttttaaacagaacaaacgccaatcttggcaaaattatgtatccaaaataaattctcggacacccatgtccaaggtatggaacatggtccagaaaatcaaaggtaaaggtactaaatctactgtccatcatcttaaacatggagatcaattgcttactgataaatcagatattgctaataaactaggtgaaacccttgctaaacactcttcctcttcaaattatgtaccaaaattccagcaatatcaaaaacaacaagaaaagaaaactattaatttcaattctgataatggggaagattataatgaaactttttctatacattatcaactcctgaagcacttaccagaatcctgtttagagacgctcttatatatatttgatgatatttggacttccgggaaatttccttcttcatggcgtgatgctatagtggtaccaatacctaaacctggacgtgatcatacggatccgtccaattatcgtccgatttcattgacaagctgtgtctgcaaaaccatggaacgcatgataaataatcgacttgtttggtttttggaaactaataaccttatcacagatatacaatgtggtttccggaaaaacagaagtactgtcgatcacttagtgcgtttggaatcatttgtaaaaaacg is part of the Haliotis asinina isolate JCU_RB_2024 chromosome 6, JCU_Hal_asi_v2, whole genome shotgun sequence genome and harbors:
- the LOC137287042 gene encoding uncharacterized protein, whose product is MLLLLLALVPFVVGDYPFRNTSLPWEDRVNDLVGRLTLDEIQLQMARGGSGINAGPAPAIPRLGIKPYSWDTECLRGDVFAGEATSYPQALGLAASFSTDVIFRVAQATGEEVRAKYNNYTSHGIYGTHKGISCFSPVINIVRDPRWGRNQETYGEDPFLTGVFAANFVKGLQGSDPRYIRANAGCKHFSVHGGPDNIPVSRGSFDAKITWNKNPDVSERDWRTTFLPAFRTCVKAGTYNLMCSYNRINGVPACANKKLLTDILRNEWGFKGYVISDEGAIELIISGHHYLNNSIDTVAASVKAGCNLELSGNLSQSVFMSLVDAVRQGKLTEDEVRTSVKALFNVRMRLGEFDPPEMNQYTKLNVSIVQDEAHRNMSVEAALKTFVLLKNENNILPIKPSDYRDVAVVGPMANNPEALFGDYAPDMDPKYTTTPLQGVQSIWTTVRYGAGCSDSKCIQYSQEEVQTAAKGSDLVFVCLGTGTEIESEGNDKANLDLPGQQLQLLQDAVTYGQGAKVILLLFNAGPLNVTWAVESTKINSIMELFLPAQATGEALRRVLLAQGPNSVPAGRLPVTWPRYIDTVPDMTNYSMVERTYRYATYPVLFPFGYGLSYTSFSYDILEYNSEVTAGDDLTGSVSLTNRGSFDADEVIQVYISWSNATVTVPQLQLVAFGRVFVPRGEQTRWDFTISAETMAVWTEQDGWVVEPGVVSLWAGGQQPNISPAVESNVLTGQFKIIGGKVRGRY